In Clostridium swellfunianum, a genomic segment contains:
- a CDS encoding DUF1573 domain-containing protein: protein MKDVIFDDFQNSVSESLLRHRSVLDIMTKLQESEARINRAVAKTVTNCGCMSIEAKKQGKDIHNDDIDLEELTHQLKTHIGGNACDNCRDVLEREIGNHMFYLASLCNVLDLNMYDILLKEYDRINTLGKFSLR, encoded by the coding sequence ATGAAAGACGTTATATTCGATGATTTTCAAAACTCTGTAAGCGAATCCCTTTTAAGGCATAGAAGTGTTTTAGATATAATGACAAAACTTCAAGAGTCAGAAGCGAGAATTAACAGAGCAGTTGCCAAAACTGTTACAAACTGTGGGTGCATGAGCATAGAAGCAAAAAAGCAAGGTAAGGATATACATAATGATGACATAGATTTAGAAGAACTAACGCATCAACTTAAAACACATATTGGAGGAAATGCTTGCGATAACTGCAGGGATGTACTTGAGAGAGAAATAGGAAACCATATGTTTTATTTAGCATCATTATGCAATGTTTTGGATTTAAACATGTATGATATTTTGCTAAAGGAATACGATAGGATAAATACTCTTGGAAAATTCTCATTAAGATAA
- a CDS encoding CarD family transcriptional regulator, translating to MLSVGNKVFVPNYGAGVIKSVEFRKVYDTVYKCVDITLTIDNMSLLIPVSRIEAYRMREVVTKETLEKCLLVLSAKPAKIEKKWTKRYRENNDKIYTGDLSKECEVVRDLYYLKKKGIMPPGEQKILDKSESLVASEIMLILDINLQEAYKIIKETCNR from the coding sequence ATGTTAAGTGTTGGAAATAAGGTGTTTGTACCAAACTATGGAGCAGGTGTTATAAAAAGTGTTGAATTCAGGAAAGTTTATGATACCGTATATAAGTGTGTTGATATTACATTAACTATAGATAATATGTCTTTACTAATCCCTGTGAGCAGGATTGAAGCATATAGAATGAGAGAAGTTGTAACTAAAGAGACTTTGGAGAAGTGTTTATTAGTTTTAAGTGCAAAACCTGCGAAGATAGAAAAGAAATGGACTAAAAGATATAGGGAAAATAATGATAAAATATATACAGGAGATTTAAGTAAAGAGTGTGAAGTAGTAAGAGATTTATATTACCTCAAGAAAAAAGGAATAATGCCGCCTGGTGAACAAAAGATACTGGATAAGTCAGAAAGTTTAGTGGCTAGTGAAATTATGCTAATACTTGATATAAATCTTCAGGAAGCCTATAAAATTATAAAGGAAACTTGTAACAGATAA
- a CDS encoding PIN/TRAM domain-containing protein, producing MLKKILRGLFTITGLILGFIIGKIVINPNYFPRLSYINSSIILKGLFLTISTLVFGFILFLISPVITRLILTAVDYMEKSIQKVPANEILFGTAGAIAGLIIASLLGALFAHVSFFWTVIAVVIAVIMSTIGADIAVRKREELMALFVNIKKPSGLKDKKGKNALKGEAKVLDTSVIIDGRIFDICQTGFVEGSLIIPNFVLEELRHIADSSDSLKRNRGRRGLDILNKIQKELNIDVQIYEKDFPDIAEVDSKLLKLAQVLNGKVITNDYNLNKVAEFQGVPVLNINELANAVKPVVLPGEEMRIQIIKDGKESGQGIAYLDDGTMIVVEGGKRHIGETMDVIVTSVLQTAAGRMIFAKRKEDMES from the coding sequence TTGCTGAAAAAGATTCTAAGGGGTCTTTTCACTATAACAGGACTTATATTAGGATTTATTATAGGTAAGATCGTTATAAACCCGAATTATTTTCCAAGATTAAGCTATATAAATAGCAGCATTATTCTTAAGGGATTATTTTTAACCATAAGTACCTTAGTTTTTGGATTTATTCTTTTTTTAATATCTCCAGTTATAACTCGACTGATATTAACAGCTGTTGATTATATGGAGAAGAGCATCCAGAAAGTACCGGCTAATGAAATACTTTTTGGTACTGCAGGAGCTATAGCAGGACTAATTATTGCTTCACTACTTGGAGCCTTATTTGCACATGTTTCATTTTTTTGGACAGTTATTGCCGTTGTTATTGCTGTAATTATGTCTACGATAGGGGCTGATATAGCTGTTAGGAAAAGAGAAGAGTTGATGGCCTTATTTGTAAATATTAAAAAACCAAGTGGATTAAAAGATAAAAAAGGAAAGAATGCATTAAAAGGTGAGGCCAAGGTTTTAGATACATCTGTGATAATAGATGGAAGAATTTTTGACATATGCCAAACAGGTTTTGTAGAGGGATCTTTGATAATACCCAATTTTGTATTAGAAGAATTAAGACATATTGCGGATTCTTCAGATTCCTTAAAGAGAAATAGAGGAAGAAGAGGTTTGGATATACTAAACAAAATTCAAAAAGAACTAAACATTGATGTGCAGATTTATGAGAAAGACTTTCCTGATATTGCTGAAGTAGATAGTAAACTTCTAAAGCTTGCGCAAGTATTGAATGGAAAAGTAATAACTAATGATTATAACCTTAACAAGGTTGCTGAATTCCAAGGTGTACCAGTTCTTAATATAAATGAGCTTGCAAATGCAGTTAAGCCAGTGGTCTTGCCAGGTGAAGAGATGAGAATTCAAATAATCAAGGACGGAAAAGAGTCAGGACAAGGTATAGCGTACCTTGATGATGGAACAATGATAGTTGTTGAAGGTGGTAAAAGACATATTGGTGAAACAATGGACGTTATAGTTACCTCTGTACTTCAAACCGCAGCTGGAAGAATGATTTTTGCTAAACGAAAGGAAGATATGGAGTCCTAA
- the ispD gene encoding 2-C-methyl-D-erythritol 4-phosphate cytidylyltransferase, with translation MGKVCAVIVAAGRGTRMRADINKQFLNIKDKPILYYTLKAFENSSSIDEIILVTAKTEIEYCKAEIVDKYKISKISAIVEGGKERQHSVYNGLNACTDCDVVLIHDGARPFVDDRIIEEGIKLANEHGACTCGVAPKDTIKIKAENGFSSTTLTRESLFIVQTPQCFKYQLILESHKEAFKDNIKVTDDTSIAEYCGHKVFLYEGSYNNIKITTPEDLVIGEKMLDKLSIDLI, from the coding sequence ATGGGTAAAGTTTGTGCAGTTATAGTAGCTGCAGGTAGAGGAACAAGAATGAGAGCGGACATAAATAAGCAGTTTCTCAACATAAAAGATAAACCAATACTTTATTATACCTTGAAGGCTTTTGAAAACAGTTCCTCAATAGATGAGATAATTCTGGTTACTGCTAAAACTGAAATTGAATACTGTAAAGCAGAGATTGTTGATAAATATAAAATTAGTAAAATTTCGGCTATAGTTGAAGGTGGAAAAGAAAGACAGCATTCGGTATATAATGGACTTAATGCTTGCACTGACTGTGATGTTGTACTTATACACGATGGTGCAAGGCCTTTTGTAGACGATAGGATTATTGAAGAAGGTATAAAACTTGCTAATGAGCATGGTGCATGTACTTGCGGAGTAGCACCTAAGGATACAATCAAAATTAAAGCAGAAAATGGCTTTTCAAGTACTACTTTAACTAGGGAATCTTTGTTTATTGTTCAAACTCCTCAGTGCTTCAAATATCAACTTATTTTAGAGAGTCATAAAGAGGCTTTTAAAGATAACATAAAAGTTACAGATGACACCAGTATTGCTGAGTATTGTGGACACAAAGTTTTTCTTTATGAAGGTAGTTATAATAACATAAAGATAACAACCCCAGAAGATCTTGTTATTGGTGAAAAGATGTTAGATAAATTATCAATTGACTTGATTTAA
- the cysS gene encoding cysteine--tRNA ligase, producing MKIYNTLTKRKEEFIPIVPGEVRMYVCGPTVYNFFHIGNGRTFIVFDAVRRYLEYRGYKVKFVQNFTDIDDKMIKKANEENSTVKELGDKYISEYYKDADGLNIERATINPRATEFMSEIVDFVKDLIDRGFAYEVDGDVYFSTKSFKEYGKLSGQDLEELQAGARISVDERKRDPMDFAVWKKQKPCEPAWESPWGMGRPGWHIECSCMAHKLLGETIDIHAGGEDLVFPHHENEIAQSEARTGKPFANYWMHSAFINVNNQKMSKSLNNFFTAREVLKKYNPDVIRLFMLSGHYRTQLNFNEELLESSKAALDRLYNAIGNLESLLGEVKKEEISEEEKIYAAAINSYKDKYIEKMDDDFNTADGISVIFDLIRDVNTNINVNSSKELINLVLNLIRELGKPLGILQKSTKGSLEEEIEALIAQRQQARKDKNWALSDKIRDDLKSRGIILEDTPQGVRWKKA from the coding sequence ATGAAAATATATAATACCTTGACTAAAAGAAAAGAAGAATTCATTCCAATTGTACCAGGAGAAGTTAGGATGTATGTCTGTGGGCCTACAGTATACAACTTTTTTCATATAGGCAATGGAAGGACATTTATAGTGTTTGATGCTGTGAGAAGATATTTGGAATACAGAGGCTATAAGGTTAAATTTGTTCAAAACTTTACTGATATAGATGATAAGATGATAAAGAAAGCTAATGAGGAAAACTCAACCGTTAAGGAACTTGGTGATAAGTATATTAGTGAGTATTATAAAGATGCAGACGGACTTAACATAGAAAGAGCAACAATTAACCCAAGAGCAACTGAATTTATGAGCGAAATAGTTGATTTTGTTAAAGATTTAATCGATAGAGGTTTTGCATATGAGGTTGATGGTGATGTATACTTCAGTACAAAAAGTTTTAAGGAATATGGAAAGCTTTCTGGTCAGGATTTAGAGGAACTCCAAGCTGGCGCAAGAATTAGCGTAGATGAAAGAAAAAGAGACCCAATGGATTTTGCTGTTTGGAAAAAACAAAAACCATGTGAACCTGCATGGGAAAGTCCATGGGGTATGGGTAGACCAGGATGGCATATTGAGTGCTCATGCATGGCACATAAACTTTTAGGAGAGACTATAGACATTCATGCAGGTGGAGAGGATTTAGTATTTCCACACCATGAAAATGAAATAGCTCAAAGTGAAGCTAGGACTGGAAAGCCTTTTGCAAACTATTGGATGCACTCAGCCTTCATAAATGTTAACAATCAAAAGATGTCAAAGTCATTAAACAATTTCTTTACTGCAAGAGAGGTTCTAAAAAAGTATAACCCAGATGTTATAAGGTTATTTATGCTTTCTGGTCATTATAGAACTCAGCTTAACTTCAATGAAGAGCTTCTAGAATCATCAAAGGCAGCTCTTGATAGGCTTTACAATGCTATTGGAAACCTTGAAAGTCTACTAGGGGAAGTAAAGAAGGAAGAAATTAGTGAGGAAGAAAAGATTTATGCGGCTGCAATAAATAGTTACAAAGATAAATATATTGAAAAGATGGATGATGATTTTAATACGGCTGATGGAATTTCAGTAATATTTGATTTGATAAGAGATGTGAATACAAATATTAATGTAAACTCCTCAAAGGAATTAATTAATCTTGTTTTAAACCTTATTAGAGAACTTGGAAAACCATTAGGAATACTTCAAAAATCAACAAAGGGAAGTCTCGAAGAAGAAATAGAGGCATTAATTGCGCAAAGACAGCAAGCTAGAAAGGATAAGAACTGGGCGTTATCTGATAAGATAAGGGATGATTTAAAGAGCCGCGGAATTATTCTTGAAGATACACCACAGGGAGTAAGATGGAAGAAGGCTTAA
- a CDS encoding Mini-ribonuclease 3 produces the protein MEFDMLKDRFTAQEARQLNPLVLAFIGDAIYEVFIRTYLVDQNRDMSVHKLHVKAISFVKAHAQSEFIKILEEKLTEEELSIFKRGRNSKSGTIPKNADLQEYKAATGFEALLGYLYVTEQTERLNYFFGFIIESKQNK, from the coding sequence ATGGAATTTGATATGCTAAAAGATAGATTTACAGCACAAGAGGCAAGACAACTTAATCCTCTTGTGCTAGCCTTTATAGGAGATGCGATTTATGAGGTTTTTATAAGAACTTACCTTGTGGATCAAAATAGAGATATGTCTGTTCATAAGCTGCATGTTAAGGCTATATCTTTTGTTAAGGCCCATGCTCAAAGTGAATTCATAAAGATACTTGAAGAAAAGCTTACAGAAGAGGAATTAAGCATATTTAAAAGAGGGAGAAATTCTAAATCAGGTACTATACCTAAAAATGCAGACCTCCAGGAATACAAGGCTGCTACAGGCTTTGAGGCCTTGTTAGGATATTTATACGTGACTGAACAAACGGAACGACTTAATTATTTTTTTGGTTTTATTATTGAATCGAAGCAGAATAAGTAA
- the rlmB gene encoding 23S rRNA (guanosine(2251)-2'-O)-methyltransferase RlmB: protein MVPLKNNEELPVREDLIEGRNAVIEALKSDRTIEQILIAKGDIEGSVNLILGLAKEKKIVIKEVDRKKLDNMSISKAHQGVIAIVTPYKYFQVEDILNYADEKNEKPFLIILDEIEDPHNFGAIIRSAEVCGAHGIIIPKRRNVGVTPIVYKSSAGAVEHMKIAKVTNINALIDELKEKGIWIYGADMDGESYCFEVDFKGALALVIGSEGRGISKLTKSKCDVLTKIPMVGNITSLNASVAGGILMYEVLKQRFKRE, encoded by the coding sequence ATGGTACCATTAAAAAATAATGAGGAATTACCAGTTAGAGAAGACCTAATTGAGGGAAGAAATGCTGTTATAGAAGCATTAAAGTCAGACAGAACGATTGAACAAATACTTATTGCAAAAGGTGATATTGAAGGTTCTGTAAACTTAATATTAGGTCTTGCAAAAGAAAAAAAGATTGTTATTAAGGAAGTAGATAGAAAAAAACTAGATAATATGTCTATATCTAAGGCGCACCAAGGAGTTATAGCTATAGTTACCCCTTATAAGTATTTCCAGGTAGAAGATATTTTAAATTACGCTGATGAAAAAAATGAAAAGCCGTTTTTGATTATTCTTGATGAGATTGAAGATCCTCATAATTTTGGAGCAATAATTAGAAGCGCCGAAGTTTGTGGAGCGCATGGAATAATTATACCTAAGAGAAGAAATGTAGGGGTAACTCCAATAGTATATAAATCTTCTGCAGGTGCAGTAGAACATATGAAAATTGCCAAGGTTACAAACATCAATGCATTAATAGATGAACTCAAAGAAAAAGGCATATGGATATATGGTGCTGATATGGATGGCGAAAGTTATTGTTTTGAGGTTGATTTTAAGGGTGCGTTGGCATTAGTTATTGGTAGCGAGGGAAGAGGAATTTCAAAGCTAACAAAGAGTAAATGCGACGTGCTCACTAAAATACCTATGGTTGGAAATATTACTTCCTTAAATGCTTCTGTTGCTGGCGGCATTTTAATGTATGAAGTACTAAAACAAAGATTTAAAAGGGAATAA
- a CDS encoding NYN domain-containing protein, with product MRSVFIDGYNVISSWPELRAVKDYSLEAARQKLIDLLENYAAFKGYKIFIVFDAHMVVGSLQKKDKISDNLVVVYTKEGETADSYIEKAIDNIGRRKEVFIVTSDSLEQQLAFQRGAIRVSSIEFYFEVKDAEERIKRRIEKQHSEKRHLLEDRIEKEILEKLEKLRRSK from the coding sequence TTGAGAAGCGTTTTTATAGATGGATACAATGTAATAAGTAGCTGGCCGGAACTTCGCGCTGTTAAAGATTATAGTCTTGAAGCTGCTAGACAAAAACTGATAGATCTTTTGGAAAACTATGCAGCTTTTAAAGGCTATAAGATATTCATAGTTTTTGATGCTCATATGGTGGTGGGAAGTCTTCAAAAAAAAGATAAGATTAGCGATAATTTAGTAGTCGTTTATACCAAAGAAGGGGAGACAGCAGATAGCTATATTGAAAAAGCAATTGACAATATAGGACGTAGAAAGGAAGTTTTTATTGTGACTTCAGATTCCTTAGAACAGCAATTGGCTTTTCAAAGAGGCGCTATCAGAGTGTCTTCAATAGAATTCTACTTTGAAGTAAAGGATGCCGAAGAAAGGATAAAGAGAAGGATCGAAAAACAGCATTCTGAAAAGAGACATCTATTGGAGGATAGGATTGAGAAAGAAATTCTGGAAAAACTTGAAAAATTACGTAGAAGCAAATAA
- the sigH gene encoding RNA polymerase sporulation sigma factor SigH, protein MDKRVGSVRSSCWFEDKLDEEIVIDAKKGNVRAQEYLINKYQNFVKSKAKSYFLIGADKEDIYQEGMIGLYKAIRDFKPDKLSSFKAFAELCVTRQIITAIKTATRQKHIPLNTYISINKPIYDEESDRTLLDILSAAKVTDPEEMIISQEELKHIHKEIGDVLSDLELEVLASYLDGKSYQEIACDLNRHAKSIDNALQRVKRKLEKSLYGK, encoded by the coding sequence ATGGATAAAAGGGTAGGTTCTGTTAGAAGTTCTTGCTGGTTTGAGGATAAACTTGACGAAGAAATTGTAATCGATGCAAAAAAGGGAAATGTTAGGGCACAAGAATACTTAATAAATAAATATCAAAACTTTGTAAAGTCTAAGGCGAAATCATATTTTTTAATTGGAGCAGACAAGGAAGATATTTACCAAGAAGGTATGATAGGACTTTATAAGGCTATTAGAGATTTCAAGCCTGATAAGCTATCCTCATTCAAGGCTTTTGCGGAGCTTTGTGTTACAAGGCAAATAATTACAGCTATAAAAACAGCTACTCGCCAAAAGCATATTCCACTTAATACATATATATCTATTAATAAACCTATATATGATGAGGAGTCAGACAGAACACTACTGGATATATTATCTGCAGCTAAAGTAACAGACCCTGAAGAAATGATTATTAGCCAAGAAGAATTAAAACATATACACAAAGAAATAGGAGATGTATTGTCTGATTTGGAATTAGAAGTATTAGCTTCCTATCTTGATGGTAAGTCATATCAGGAGATTGCGTGCGATTTGAATCGACATGCTAAATCTATAGATAATGCTCTTCAAAGAGTTAAAAGAAAATTGGAAAAAAGTTTATATGGAAAGTAA
- the recN gene encoding DNA repair protein RecN, producing the protein MLLQINITNFALIERLSITFDRGFNVLTGETGAGKSILIDAINYVLGGKFSKDLIRTGEDKTYVEAVFSLESDRTSEVLKDLEVDFEDLVIISRETFQSGKSVAKINGKSLLLSNIKAVSSTLLDIHGQHENQNLLESSNHIDYLDSFGDKELMKELEEYKNVYRRYLEIESEINKLQGKDGEKEKLIDFYRYQLDEINKAKLKNGEDVELESEYSMLANAEKINKALGSSYEILNSGSENTVSIYDGLGVAIKELRSIQKHMEKIKPIADNLEEVYYIVEENSEHIRKLKDTIQYDEGRLEFINSRVYQIGLYKKKYGNTIEDILEYRDKIEKQYNDLINSSEIIEKLKLERKAKEDKLKDKANILHAIRTKIADKLEKSVKSELSYIGLEKSTFKIEVQLIESFNELGGDKVQFLISTNPGEPLKPLERIVSGGELSRIMLALKTVFVDKDHIPSVIFDEIDVGISGRVAQSVAEKMYSISNGHQVFCVTHLPQIACISDVHYLIAKDVKEGKTFTSVKKMNQQEKQYEIARMVGGAEVTKLTXIVTC; encoded by the coding sequence ATGCTTCTACAGATAAATATAACAAATTTTGCTCTTATTGAAAGGCTTAGTATAACCTTTGATAGAGGCTTTAATGTTCTAACCGGAGAAACAGGAGCAGGTAAATCTATACTGATAGATGCTATAAATTATGTGCTAGGAGGCAAATTCAGTAAGGATTTGATTAGAACTGGCGAAGATAAAACTTATGTTGAAGCTGTATTTTCATTAGAAAGCGACAGGACTTCAGAAGTTTTAAAGGATCTTGAAGTTGATTTTGAAGATTTGGTTATAATAAGTAGAGAAACTTTTCAATCAGGAAAAAGTGTTGCAAAAATAAATGGAAAGTCACTGTTATTGTCAAATATAAAGGCTGTAAGCTCGACTCTTCTAGATATCCATGGACAACATGAAAATCAAAATCTGTTAGAGTCTTCCAACCATATAGATTATTTGGATTCCTTTGGAGACAAGGAGTTAATGAAGGAGCTTGAAGAATACAAAAACGTATATAGAAGATATCTTGAAATAGAAAGTGAAATCAACAAGCTTCAAGGCAAGGATGGAGAAAAAGAAAAACTGATAGATTTCTATAGGTATCAGCTTGATGAAATAAATAAAGCTAAGTTAAAAAATGGCGAAGATGTGGAGCTTGAAAGCGAGTATTCAATGCTTGCAAATGCTGAAAAAATAAATAAAGCCTTAGGTAGTTCCTATGAAATATTAAACAGCGGCAGTGAAAATACTGTATCTATTTATGATGGACTAGGTGTAGCTATAAAGGAATTAAGAAGCATACAAAAGCATATGGAAAAAATAAAGCCTATTGCTGACAATTTGGAAGAAGTCTATTATATTGTAGAAGAGAATTCAGAGCATATTAGAAAGTTAAAGGATACTATTCAATATGATGAAGGAAGACTGGAGTTTATAAACAGCAGAGTTTATCAGATTGGATTATATAAAAAAAAGTATGGAAATACTATAGAAGATATCCTAGAGTATAGAGATAAGATTGAAAAGCAGTATAATGACCTTATAAACAGCAGTGAAATTATTGAAAAATTAAAGCTTGAAAGAAAAGCTAAAGAAGATAAGCTGAAGGATAAAGCCAACATACTGCATGCTATAAGAACTAAAATTGCTGACAAGTTAGAAAAATCCGTAAAGAGTGAGCTAAGCTATATTGGACTTGAAAAAAGTACTTTTAAAATCGAGGTTCAATTAATAGAGAGCTTTAATGAACTTGGAGGAGACAAAGTACAATTTTTAATTTCAACAAATCCGGGCGAACCTCTAAAACCACTAGAAAGAATAGTGTCAGGTGGAGAGCTTTCAAGAATAATGCTGGCACTAAAAACTGTGTTTGTAGATAAGGATCATATACCTTCCGTTATTTTTGATGAAATAGATGTTGGTATAAGCGGAAGAGTGGCTCAAAGCGTTGCCGAAAAAATGTACTCCATTTCTAATGGACATCAAGTGTTTTGTGTAACTCATCTGCCTCAAATAGCTTGCATTTCTGATGTACACTATCTTATAGCAAAAGATGTCAAAGAAGGAAAAACCTTTACCTCAGTTAAAAAAATGAATCAACAGGAAAAGCAGTATGAAATTGCTAGAATGGTTGGTGGTGCAGAGGTTACAAAGCTTACTTNGATTGTGACATGCTGA
- a CDS encoding arginine repressor has protein sequence MKVARHAKILEIINSKDIETQEELAEELKNIGMDVTQATVSRDIKELKLIKVLSNNGKYKYASIAPVEKFLSDKLVSVFSQTVLSVENVDKFIVVKTISGSASVAAEAVDSLHFEGIVGTIAGDNTIFILVRTLQQATQLVQRIKKMISEQEA, from the coding sequence ATGAAAGTTGCAAGACATGCAAAAATATTAGAAATTATTAATTCAAAGGATATCGAGACTCAAGAGGAATTGGCAGAAGAACTGAAAAATATTGGAATGGATGTTACTCAAGCTACAGTTTCAAGAGATATAAAAGAACTCAAGCTCATAAAGGTATTGTCAAACAACGGAAAGTATAAATACGCTTCAATAGCTCCTGTTGAAAAATTTTTATCAGATAAGCTGGTAAGTGTATTTAGTCAAACAGTCTTATCAGTAGAAAACGTTGATAAATTCATAGTTGTTAAAACAATTTCTGGCTCTGCATCTGTTGCTGCGGAGGCAGTTGATTCACTTCACTTTGAGGGAATAGTTGGAACTATAGCTGGAGATAATACCATATTTATTTTAGTTAGGACATTACAGCAAGCTACTCAGTTAGTACAAAGAATTAAGAAAATGATAAGCGAACAGGAGGCTTAA
- a CDS encoding NAD(+)/NADH kinase: MRNIGINLNTGKDKNGEILRFIQNTIKDIMSDAAIKVFKDTIGLDEKSTSNLDMIISLGGDGTLLGTAREIFKFNIPLLGVNIGNLGFLTEVESSEFCYAMESIKNNDYRIEERAMLDCNVEGAGREKKYVCLNDIVLAKGTLARMAKYDIYIDDRFYSSFTADGVIVSTPTGSTAYSLSAGGPIMYPNLKLMSITPICPHSLGVRTIVIDGSSKVRLTVKKKHESVFLTVDGQQSLELVEEDKITVSMSQYRCKLIKLSSYDYFSILRQKITSRTKECEGDK, from the coding sequence ATGAGAAATATCGGTATTAATTTAAATACGGGGAAAGACAAAAATGGTGAAATTTTAAGGTTTATACAAAATACTATCAAAGATATTATGTCAGATGCGGCAATTAAGGTGTTTAAAGATACTATTGGACTTGATGAAAAGTCTACCAGCAATTTAGATATGATAATATCTTTAGGCGGAGATGGAACACTGTTAGGTACAGCAAGAGAAATATTTAAGTTTAATATACCATTATTAGGTGTTAACATAGGAAATCTTGGATTTTTAACAGAAGTAGAAAGCTCTGAATTTTGCTATGCTATGGAAAGTATAAAAAACAATGATTATAGAATAGAAGAAAGAGCAATGCTTGACTGCAATGTGGAAGGTGCTGGCCGCGAAAAAAAATATGTATGCTTAAATGATATTGTTCTTGCTAAAGGGACTCTTGCAAGAATGGCAAAGTATGATATATACATTGATGACAGGTTTTATTCCTCCTTTACTGCAGATGGTGTTATTGTCTCAACGCCAACTGGCTCAACAGCATATTCTTTGTCTGCTGGAGGACCAATTATGTATCCTAATTTAAAGCTTATGTCTATTACACCAATATGTCCTCACTCTCTTGGAGTAAGGACAATAGTTATAGATGGCAGCAGCAAGGTAAGACTAACTGTTAAGAAGAAGCATGAAAGCGTTTTTTTAACTGTAGACGGACAGCAGTCTCTAGAACTTGTTGAAGAAGACAAGATAACAGTAAGTATGTCTCAATACAGGTGCAAGCTAATAAAGCTTTCAAGCTACGATTACTTCAGCATACTGAGACAAAAGATAACCTCAAGAACGAAAGAGTGTGAAGGTGATAAATAA